Genomic window (Betaproteobacteria bacterium):
ACAGGCGGCTGCTTGGTCGCGATGATTTCCTGGATACTTGTTGCCATATCTGCGGATTGCTTAGCTGGTGATGATAACTTCCGTGGGCGTTCCGATTGATTTCGAACAACGCGCATTGCGCCGGGCATTTTCTAGCTCTACATTGCCGACGGTAATTTTTTGGAGTGCATTCAATGGGTTTGTGGAAACTCGCCGTGCGAATGAGCATGTTGTTGACATGTCTGCTTGTGCAATCCCTTGCCGCGACAGCGGTCGCGCAGGAACGCTCCGCTGCGACATGGCCTACCCATCCGGTGCGCCTTGTGGTGCCCTTCCCGCCGGGCGCGAGCCCGAACGACATCATCGGTCGGCTGATCGCGCGGCAATGGAGCGAGGGACTCGGTCAGCAGGTCGTGGTCGACAATCGTGCCGGCGCGGGCGGCACGATCGGTACGGAGCAGGTAACGAAGTCGAATCCCGACGGCTATACGTTGCTCATTTCCAGCACCACGATCACGACATCGCCCAATCTCTACAAGAGCCTCGGCTACGACGTGGCGCGAGACTTGCAGCCGATCACGATGGTGGCCGCGGCGCCGATGCTGCTCTACGTGCATCCCTCCGTGCCGGCGAAAACCGCCAAGGAGTTTCTCGCGTACGCTAAATCCAAGCCGGGTGAGCTCAACTTCGGTTCGGGCGGAAATGGCACGGTGCCGCATTTCGCCGGCGAGATGCTGAAGTCGATGACCGGCATTCAGATGCAGCACGTGCCATACAAGGGCGGCTCGCCGGCGGTTGCGGC
Coding sequences:
- a CDS encoding tripartite tricarboxylate transporter substrate binding protein, with the protein product MGLWKLAVRMSMLLTCLLVQSLAATAVAQERSAATWPTHPVRLVVPFPPGASPNDIIGRLIARQWSEGLGQQVVVDNRAGAGGTIGTEQVTKSNPDGYTLLISSTTITTSPNLYKSLGYDVARDLQPITMVAAAPMLLYVHPSVPAKTAKEFLAYAKSKPGELNFGSGGNGTVPHFAGEMLKSMTGIQMQHVPYKGGSPAVAALLAGEVKVFIDTPTATLGFAKQGKLRVLAVAEKKRIALLPDLPTLDESGVPGFEMRIWYGFFAPAKTPQAIVARLHAETVKALGTEEVKSRLTTLGTEAVGNPPEVFQPLVRSELERWRKVAREAGIKPE